A DNA window from Bacillota bacterium contains the following coding sequences:
- a CDS encoding phage portal protein, with translation MEDFDRDVRRSIRGGTTHAGVNVSEDSALKYVTVYACARILAETIGSLPLFVYREKPSGGSDKARDHPLYWLLHDEPNEEMDSLTLRETISGHMALSGNGYGILQHNRRGQVIDIYPWDWHAIRPDRDKETRELFYWITDRGKEERLPVEKVLHVHLWGPDGIVGYSPIRIAREAVGLGLAATEFAARFYGQGMNMGGVLEHPLSLSDKAYERLRKSLEEEGAGLANSWRPLILEEGMKYNRIPMPLKDAQFIEQQKFNRDEICALFRVPPHMVANLERSTHNNTEHQSLEFIMYTMLPWIKRWEQAINRRLFTRFEREQGHYCKFNLSGLLRGDAKSRAEALHIMRQDGIINADEWREMEEMNPQEGGTGKVYLINGNMMPVEEAAKNKARQNSTGGE, from the coding sequence ATGGAAGACTTCGACCGTGATGTCAGGCGCAGTATAAGGGGCGGGACTACTCACGCCGGAGTAAATGTGAGCGAAGATTCCGCGCTCAAATATGTAACTGTGTATGCATGTGCAAGGATATTGGCAGAAACGATAGGCAGCCTGCCTTTATTTGTTTACAGGGAAAAACCGAGCGGTGGGAGCGATAAGGCCCGGGACCATCCATTGTATTGGCTATTACATGATGAGCCTAACGAAGAGATGGACAGTCTAACTCTGCGTGAGACTATTTCCGGACATATGGCTCTGTCAGGAAACGGCTATGGTATACTGCAGCATAATCGCCGGGGGCAGGTTATTGATATTTATCCCTGGGATTGGCATGCAATCAGGCCAGATCGGGACAAAGAAACCCGGGAACTGTTCTACTGGATAACTGACCGTGGCAAAGAAGAGCGTTTGCCAGTAGAAAAGGTTCTTCATGTTCACCTTTGGGGCCCCGATGGGATAGTCGGTTATTCACCCATTCGTATAGCCCGTGAAGCAGTGGGATTAGGCCTGGCGGCAACGGAATTTGCAGCACGGTTTTACGGTCAGGGCATGAACATGGGCGGTGTGTTGGAGCATCCTCTATCATTAAGCGATAAAGCCTATGAAAGGCTGAGAAAATCATTGGAGGAAGAAGGGGCAGGTCTGGCAAATTCATGGCGGCCTTTAATTCTTGAAGAGGGGATGAAGTACAACCGTATACCCATGCCGTTAAAGGATGCACAGTTTATCGAACAGCAAAAATTCAACCGCGATGAAATTTGCGCACTGTTCAGGGTACCACCGCATATGGTGGCCAACCTGGAGCGTAGTACCCATAACAACACTGAACACCAGAGTCTTGAATTTATTATGTATACAATGCTGCCGTGGATTAAACGCTGGGAGCAGGCTATCAACAGGCGATTATTCACCAGGTTCGAACGCGAACAAGGGCATTATTGCAAATTCAACCTCTCCGGTTTACTTCGCGGTGATGCCAAGAGTCGTGCAGAAGCGCTACATATCATGCGCCAAGATGGCATAATAAACGCCGACGAATGGCGCGAAATGGAAGAAATGAACCCGCAGGAGGGCGGTACAGGCAAGGTTTATTTGATAAACGGCAATATGATGCCTGTTGAAGAGGCGGCAAAAAACAAAGCCAGACAAAACAGTACTGGAGGTGAATAA
- a CDS encoding terminase large subunit, which translates to ILDGEIQDEQYFVMIRELDKDDNPHDKTKWIKANPILQDDNEYSRILLEQIEDEYNKAYGSGDPDKIREFVTKRCNRWQSDSENKYFSGIMHRWKDLAVNRKNFLELVCGRECYNGVDLSKCLDLTATGFVFKLDGETPVETKKGTVYPLYAVCAHGFMPENTATKHEHGDRVPYKAWAKDGWCTLTEGDVTDDKFIKNYIHEAEFDESWKIKEICYDPYGARQFSNDMTDEGYTCIEILQSYLNLSEPTKKFREYVLQDKLVHDGSPLLTWCVSNAVETSDNNGNIKLSKKHKDDSQRIDLLAAIINAMVRAIVNEDNSSVYEKRGLRRL; encoded by the coding sequence ATACTGGATGGCGAAATACAAGACGAGCAGTATTTTGTTATGATTCGTGAACTGGACAAGGACGATAATCCACATGATAAAACAAAATGGATAAAGGCTAACCCTATACTGCAGGATGATAACGAATATTCCCGGATACTGCTTGAGCAAATCGAAGATGAGTACAATAAAGCTTATGGCAGCGGCGACCCGGATAAAATCAGAGAGTTTGTTACAAAACGGTGTAATAGATGGCAGTCAGATAGTGAAAACAAATATTTTTCTGGTATCATGCACCGGTGGAAGGACTTAGCGGTTAACAGGAAAAATTTCCTTGAACTGGTCTGCGGCCGTGAATGTTATAACGGTGTGGACCTGTCAAAGTGCTTAGACTTAACAGCAACCGGTTTTGTATTTAAGCTGGATGGTGAAACACCAGTTGAAACCAAAAAGGGTACTGTATACCCCTTATACGCCGTTTGCGCCCATGGCTTCATGCCGGAAAACACGGCCACCAAGCATGAGCATGGTGACAGAGTACCTTATAAGGCTTGGGCAAAAGACGGATGGTGTACCCTCACCGAGGGCGATGTCACCGATGACAAGTTCATCAAAAACTATATTCATGAGGCAGAGTTTGACGAGAGCTGGAAGATAAAAGAGATATGCTATGACCCTTATGGGGCCCGTCAGTTCTCTAACGATATGACCGATGAGGGCTATACATGTATTGAAATATTACAAAGTTACCTAAACTTATCAGAGCCAACCAAAAAATTCAGAGAGTACGTTCTCCAGGATAAACTGGTGCATGACGGGAGCCCGTTATTAACTTGGTGCGTTTCAAACGCTGTAGAAACATCAGACAATAACGGTAACATAAAGCTCTCCAAAAAGCATAAAGACGACAGCCAGAGGATTGATCTTTTAGCGGCAATAATTAATGCCATGGTCAGGGCAATTGTCAACGAGGATAATTCGTCAGTTTATGAGAAAAGGGGGTTACGCAGATTGTGA